TGAGAAGATCTCGCTCATCTGCCGCGCTTGGGGCGTAGAGGTGGCGGTTGCACTAGAGGATCGCACGCGGTGTTCCTCGCGCCGTCGTAGGCAGCGACTCTACGCCGTGACCGAATGCGCCGATCACTTCCTTTGGCCCCGAGCCGTCCCACGTCTTGATGCTTCAGGCGTCGGCTGTCAGACGGACACCGGAAGTGGCAATGCGAGGACTAGTTTGACCCATTGCAGAGCTCGTCACTCCATCCAATGCAGATCTCGTCATTCCATCCAATTTCAGCATTTCGTGGGGTCCACAGTTGACGCCTTTGGAGTATTTGCTCGCCCGCTAGCTTGAGAAGATAGACCGGTGTTGTGGGAGACTTGGTTGTCTGTATCAACGAGATCGCGATTGTCCGCCCTGGTCTGCGGCCAATTCGCCGGTTCTGACGGTTGGGTCAGGCATCTTGTTGTGTCTACCGCCTCGCGTTCGATTGCGCATGGAACAGCTTGATCAACCCGATTTGGAAAAGCCCCAGTTCCGGACCGCGGAAACTGGGGCCTAGTCTCTCGATAGACCGGCAAGGGGATCGCCGGCGAAACTAATTGTAATCTCCCCGTCGAGGCCACACATTCACGATCGGGTGTGGTAGATCACGAATGATCGCGGTGTTCGGGGCCGAATAGGGAGGCAGCACTCGGTTGCTCGCCGAGCGAGGGACTACTTCGGTGTTTGCAGCACAACACCATAGCGCTTGTATGTCCGATCTATCGTGCCGTCGGCTCGCAACCGCTCCAGAGCTGCATCGATGGCTTCGCGCAGATTGTCATCGGGGCGCACCATGCCGACGGCAACATTCCAGTTGAGGTCCGCCTCGCTCTCGTCGCGATCCAGGATGCGGACTGCCCTGCTCGGATTGGTTAGGTTGAAATAGCTCGCTGCGGTTGGCGTGACGGCAGCAGCATCAATCTCATGGTTGGACAGGGCGTCGAGGCTGTCGCTCTCGAAGCCAAAAGTCGAAGTGGGGACGTTCCGTTGACTGATGATCATGGCCGCGACGGATCCGACCTGGACTCCCACCTTGGTGTGGTCGTTGAGACTTTTGAAGGACGTGAGCGTGCTCGAGGACGGCACGGCCAGAGCGACTCCCGTCCGATAGTAAGGTTTTGAAATTCTCAACCTGGTTTCGCCTTGCGCCTCGCGATCGGCAATGACGTCCAAAACGATGTCACAGTCGGCACTACGCATCTGATACTGCGTGATGATCCAGTCGAGTCTCAGGGAGACGCCAAGCTGACCTGCCAGCGCCTGACCCAATTCGACCTGAAAGCCGGGGGGATCACCGGCTTTGCTCGCGAAAGGAAGCGAGTTGGGATGGGCACATAGCCCGAGCACGCCGGCGGAGCGGATGGCGTCCAGGGATCGCGCCTGCGCAGGGCCCGACAATCCAATGACGGCACCGACCATGAGCGGGAGAATTGTCTTCATTCCGTCCTCGTGTGGATGGATCGGGTCTGGCGGATCAGCCCTCGCGCGGCTTCAGGGCCCTGATGTATTTGATAATCTGGTCGATCTGCGCATCACTGAAGGCTGCGCCGAATGCAGGCATTGCGCCAGACTTGCCATTCTTGATGCGGTCGCGAATAAAATCGTCGTCGCGCGGCGAATTCATCAGCTGCGGCCCCCTACCGGCTGCGCGACCGCCATCGGAGTGACAAAAACCGCAGGTCCCTGCGAACAACTGCTCGACATCGAATCCGTTGTCCGGCGCAGGGGTGGCCGGCTGCGCCTGAACCAGCGCGGTACCGACAAACGAAGCGGCCAGCACCGCCGAAAGCAGTGCGGCGATTTTCCTCGCGTGCAATTTCAATTGCCCAGCTCCATTGCTGAAATCCGGTCGGCCACTGCAATGCACGGGGAGCAAGCTTGCGCGTGCTCCCCGACAGATCATTTGCGACGGCCCTATTTCAGGCTGTAGACAATGAGCGCGCCATCATCACGCG
This portion of the Bradyrhizobium diazoefficiens genome encodes:
- a CDS encoding c-type cytochrome, which produces MKLHARKIAALLSAVLAASFVGTALVQAQPATPAPDNGFDVEQLFAGTCGFCHSDGGRAAGRGPQLMNSPRDDDFIRDRIKNGKSGAMPAFGAAFSDAQIDQIIKYIRALKPREG
- a CDS encoding substrate-binding periplasmic protein; this encodes MKTILPLMVGAVIGLSGPAQARSLDAIRSAGVLGLCAHPNSLPFASKAGDPPGFQVELGQALAGQLGVSLRLDWIITQYQMRSADCDIVLDVIADREAQGETRLRISKPYYRTGVALAVPSSSTLTSFKSLNDHTKVGVQVGSVAAMIISQRNVPTSTFGFESDSLDALSNHEIDAAAVTPTAASYFNLTNPSRAVRILDRDESEADLNWNVAVGMVRPDDNLREAIDAALERLRADGTIDRTYKRYGVVLQTPK